The genomic segment CGATAAATCTCGAGATTTCCAGTATCTGGCTAGCGTATGTACATGTGAATTTCAATCAGCTAATTTACATCTGACTTGTAGATTGAAACCATGAATTTGTACCACTAGGCTATGTAGCTGTAATTGACCAGTGTGGCAATGCCGGCATgcacaagaaaaatatctacAGTCACAGAGTTGACCAATTTTTGCAGAGCCAGCAGGCAACAGCAATTTCTTGTCAGTAACCCAACCGAGTGTGCTCTCTGGCCGATTGGAAAAAAGGAAACCGGGCTGTGTACCGGTGCATCCATGTGAGGTCTGAATAAAGAAGCAATGGATAGCTCAGTATAGCACAACATTTTCAGTACCAGCTATGCTGAAAGGCATGGAGCTGACGTTTCCTGAGGCGGCTCATCCAGTAGAAGTATAGAACGCATTAGGAAATTAAAGCTATGATTTTATCTTACCAATATGTAGGACATTATGAACTTATTGCTGTAGTTTCCGGATACTTTTTATCTCTCTGGGAAAAAAACATTATGACATTAGTTGCATATTATCAAGAACTCTTTGTGAGACTgccatcacacacacacacatattcaCCTCCAGACCAGAAGCAAAAGAGAAGTGAGGTGCAAAACATGAAGCTTACATTAATCCTTTATTACTACACCTGCTAAGTATTCCAGCAAAGGAGGAAGGACCAAGACAAGATAAAAGGGAAAAAATACACTTAAAGAAGCCATGCATTGCAGGAGCTCTTCCCTTCCAAGAAATCTAGGGCTCTGCATCATCCCTGCACCTGGTGATGCTCTCGCACCCCCTGGTGTAGGGGTTGGCGGTGGTCATGATCCGGCAGTTGTAGTACGGCACCCCGGGCCTGGAGCACGGCACAACGTCGCCCCTCAGGGCGTCGTAGCTGATGTACCTCCTGCCGGTGGTCGCCTCCCAAAGCAGCCTCCGGTGAGCCTCCGagtccatctccatctccatctccatgccCAGGCTGATGCAGTGGCCTCCTCTCCCTTggaagaggagcagcagcagcagcaggagtgaTGCTGCTGCCCATGCCCTTGAGAGCAAGATCAGCTTGCTGGTTGGCGCCATTGTGGAGGACTGAGTTGAGAGATCTCTTCCCTCTGTAGACTCTCTCTATTGTGTTCAGAATGTCATGAGTTTCttgctctttctctctctctctctctctctgcactgGATCTTTGCTGTTTTCTTTGATGGAGGGCTCACCCTGTCCTGTGAGTGAGGCAGTGGAGGAGGTGGCCTTAAATGCAGTGCCGGACAGCCTTTGTGTCCTGTCAATGGAGGAAATCTCAAAGGGGGAGTAGAAGCGGTTTCCTAGTTACTGAGTTCATATTTACCACAGGAGAAAGATTCGATCTTCGAAATGTTTGGGACAATAAATAATGTTTGAAAATTCAGATAAACTGGTAACATTCTTGCAAAATGTCACCTAGATCATCGGTTATAATTATTTTGCTGCAACTTTAAATCCGCAGCGATCTTAGCCATCTCAAGTGATACAATTGATGGGCCCGAATTTGGCCCCATTCTCAGGTGTCATCATATGTCTTTGGCAGGTCATGGGATCACGA from the Phragmites australis chromosome 19, lpPhrAust1.1, whole genome shotgun sequence genome contains:
- the LOC133900343 gene encoding rapid alkalinization factor 23-like translates to MAPTSKLILLSRAWAAASLLLLLLLLFQGRGGHCISLGMEMEMEMDSEAHRRLLWEATTGRRYISYDALRGDVVPCSRPGVPYYNCRIMTTANPYTRGCESITRCRDDAEP